A window from Pyrococcus kukulkanii encodes these proteins:
- a CDS encoding IS607 family transposase produces the protein MERLLSPRQVAEILGVSFITIKRWIYSGKIKAVKLPTGKWRIPESEVKRILGERQPEEVRAVIYARVSSRDQRKDLERQVEYLTNYCSSKGYKVVKILTDVSSGLNENRKGLKQLFKLVESGEVTKVVITCRDRLTRFGFKYLEQYFNSHGVEIEVIFEEEKTPEKELVEDLLTIVTSFAGKLYGARSRKKKKLVQGFKQLLKEVEGE, from the coding sequence GTGGAGAGGTTGCTCTCGCCGAGGCAGGTTGCTGAAATTCTTGGTGTGAGCTTTATCACGATCAAGAGGTGGATTTATTCTGGAAAGATAAAGGCGGTAAAGCTTCCTACGGGCAAGTGGAGGATTCCTGAGAGTGAGGTGAAGAGGATTCTCGGCGAGAGGCAGCCAGAGGAAGTGAGGGCTGTAATTTACGCTAGAGTCTCAAGCAGAGATCAGAGGAAAGACCTTGAGAGGCAAGTCGAATACCTCACGAATTACTGTTCTTCTAAGGGTTATAAAGTCGTGAAAATTCTTACTGACGTTTCATCAGGCTTGAACGAGAACAGGAAGGGCCTAAAACAGCTCTTCAAACTTGTCGAAAGCGGAGAAGTTACGAAAGTCGTCATAACTTGCAGGGACAGGCTTACACGCTTTGGATTCAAGTACCTCGAACAGTACTTCAACTCTCACGGCGTCGAGATTGAGGTAATATTTGAGGAGGAGAAGACGCCAGAAAAGGAACTCGTCGAAGACTTGTTAACCATTGTAACCTCCTTCGCCGGAAAGCTCTATGGAGCTCGTTCTCGAAAGAAGAAAAAACTCGTCCAAGGCTTCAAGCAATTGTTGAAAGAGGTTGAGGGTGAATGA